A single window of Candidatus Flexicrinis affinis DNA harbors:
- a CDS encoding ROK family protein gives MTQNGSILAVDLGGTRIRVARLNRALDVEARVEDWTRPERGPDDAIDRMVEMLQSLWPQSHAGVDVGIAAPGPLDPHSGVLLSPPNLKWHNVPLKAQLEARLGVSVWLGNDADAAALAEGGVGAGRGFDHFVYLTVSTGIGSGVILDGRLHTGARGLATEAGLIPMLVGPDGPVLTLEDLAAGPDMVRAFQARVAAGETSDLAAGEVDITTEAIGMAARNGDALSIDVIAKAGRVFGLGVITLLQLFNPQRIVVGGGASQLAELYFGPAWDAIRQYCADPAFYDGVDMVAAECGADVGLIGAGMLVLTNGGKTRLSEVAALLGRSP, from the coding sequence ATGACACAGAACGGTTCGATACTGGCGGTCGATCTGGGCGGAACGCGGATCCGCGTGGCGCGGCTGAACCGCGCGCTCGACGTAGAGGCCCGCGTCGAGGACTGGACGCGGCCCGAGCGCGGTCCGGACGACGCAATTGACCGGATGGTCGAAATGTTGCAGTCGTTGTGGCCACAGAGTCACGCCGGCGTCGATGTAGGCATTGCCGCGCCGGGGCCGCTCGACCCGCACAGCGGCGTGCTGCTGTCGCCGCCCAACTTGAAGTGGCACAACGTGCCGCTGAAGGCACAGCTCGAGGCACGGCTTGGCGTTTCCGTGTGGCTGGGTAACGACGCAGACGCCGCCGCGCTGGCAGAAGGGGGCGTTGGCGCCGGGCGGGGGTTCGACCACTTCGTGTACTTGACGGTCAGTACCGGGATCGGCAGCGGCGTGATCCTTGATGGACGTCTCCACACGGGCGCGCGAGGGCTGGCGACCGAGGCCGGGCTGATCCCGATGCTGGTAGGACCTGACGGGCCGGTACTGACGTTGGAAGACCTCGCCGCGGGTCCGGACATGGTGCGCGCGTTTCAGGCACGTGTCGCCGCAGGTGAGACGTCGGATCTCGCCGCAGGTGAGGTAGACATCACGACCGAGGCGATCGGGATGGCTGCACGGAACGGGGACGCCCTCTCGATCGACGTGATCGCAAAGGCGGGGCGCGTGTTTGGACTCGGCGTGATAACGCTGCTGCAATTGTTCAACCCGCAGCGCATTGTCGTTGGCGGCGGCGCAAGCCAGTTGGCCGAGTTATATTTCGGCCCCGCATGGGACGCGATCCGGCAGTACTGCGCCGATCCGGCGTTCTACGACGGCGTGGACATGGTCGCGGCGGAGTGCGG
- a CDS encoding AAA family ATPase, whose amino-acid sequence MTTPLRPRSLQSLSDQQRYAQSGGRWSPPPLASLEDTGLTKLSVADHVLKILYFGGDLTGSEVADRIRLPFSGVLDSVFEFLKREKFIEVRGATQGYSEATYRYLISMKGTEKAQEVLLRSQYAGPAPVPLDQYITSVNEQNRERKLVTQDVLRGVMDQLVISDEMLNRVGPAVNGGRSIFLYGPPGNGKTTIAERVGRMVLGEDLWIPYSIDVDGQVIQMYDSLNHELSDAQERVRYATGLVADQRWVCIKRPMIMVGGELTLQGLDLTYDESNRFYEAPFQMKANGGLFLIDDFGRQQVRAVDLLNRWIVPLEKRVDFLTLNNGRKIEIPFNVLVVFSTNLDPKDLVDEAFLRRIRHKIEVGNPNMNQFREIFQVMCKVMKVPYDEGGLKYLLRKWYIEKGRDLRAVHPRDILSQLLDIANYQQRPPELTPELLDQAATSYFVEL is encoded by the coding sequence ATGACCACACCACTGCGGCCACGCTCGTTGCAGAGCCTCAGCGATCAGCAGCGCTACGCCCAGTCAGGCGGACGCTGGTCGCCGCCGCCTCTGGCCTCCCTCGAAGACACCGGCCTGACAAAACTCAGTGTTGCCGACCATGTCCTCAAAATCCTTTACTTCGGTGGCGACCTGACCGGTTCGGAAGTCGCGGATCGCATTCGGCTGCCGTTCTCCGGCGTGCTGGACAGCGTGTTTGAGTTCCTTAAGCGCGAAAAGTTCATCGAGGTGCGCGGCGCAACGCAGGGTTACAGCGAAGCCACCTATCGCTACCTGATCTCTATGAAAGGTACCGAGAAGGCACAGGAAGTCCTGCTGCGTTCGCAGTATGCTGGCCCTGCCCCGGTCCCTCTCGATCAGTACATCACCTCGGTCAACGAGCAGAACCGCGAGCGCAAGCTGGTCACGCAGGACGTACTGCGCGGCGTCATGGATCAGCTCGTCATCAGTGACGAAATGCTCAATCGCGTCGGCCCGGCGGTCAACGGCGGGCGCTCGATCTTCCTCTACGGCCCGCCCGGCAACGGCAAGACCACGATTGCGGAGCGTGTCGGCCGCATGGTGCTCGGCGAGGACCTCTGGATTCCATATTCGATCGACGTCGATGGACAGGTCATCCAGATGTACGATTCGCTCAACCACGAGCTGTCCGACGCGCAGGAGCGCGTGCGGTATGCCACCGGCCTCGTGGCCGATCAGCGCTGGGTGTGCATCAAACGGCCGATGATTATGGTCGGCGGCGAACTTACGCTGCAGGGACTCGACCTCACCTACGACGAGTCGAACCGGTTTTACGAGGCGCCGTTCCAGATGAAGGCCAATGGCGGCCTGTTCCTGATTGACGACTTCGGCCGGCAGCAGGTGCGCGCCGTCGACCTGCTCAACCGGTGGATCGTTCCGCTTGAGAAGCGCGTCGACTTCCTCACGTTGAACAACGGCCGCAAGATCGAGATTCCCTTCAACGTACTGGTCGTATTCTCGACCAACCTCGACCCGAAAGATCTGGTGGACGAGGCGTTCCTGCGCCGTATTCGCCACAAGATCGAAGTCGGCAACCCGAACATGAACCAGTTCCGCGAAATCTTTCAGGTTATGTGCAAGGTGATGAAAGTTCCGTACGACGAAGGCGGCCTGAAGTACCTGCTGCGCAAGTGGTACATCGAGAAGGGCCGCGACCTGCGGGCCGTGCATCCGCGCGATATCCTGTCGCAGCTGCTCGATATCGCGAATTACCAGCAGCGGCCGCCCGAACTCACGCCGGAACTGCTCGATCAGGCGGCAACGTCGTACTTCGTCGAGTTGTAG
- the obgE gene encoding GTPase ObgE, which yields MFFDEVKIFVRSGDGGDGTVSFLREKFMPMGGPAGGDGGRGGDVVFRVNHRTNTLSAFGQKAHFKAENGKRGGGKNMTGASGKDVVIKVPPGTVVKDANTGTVLADLVDRDAEVVLFTGGRGGRGNARFVNSRNQAPRYAERGEPGHERWLILELKLIADVGIVGVPNAGKSTLLSVVSNARPKIANYPFTTLEPNLGVVLKDDRDLVFADIPGLIEGAHAGVGLGHSFLRHVQRTRMLIHLINGESEDPMADFSQINSELALYDERMASKPQIVAFNKVDLPDVQMKWEALKPEFERLGVDVLPISAATQTNVRQLVDAVFAKVDTLPDEEPLHVISPAVPEPDTTAVPFTITVDDHGAYRVSGHRIERAAAMTHWDNEEAIMRFQEILEVLGVSQALEEHGVRVGDTVIIGDYELEWSE from the coding sequence ATGTTCTTTGATGAAGTGAAGATATTCGTACGCAGCGGAGACGGGGGCGATGGCACCGTCTCGTTTCTGCGTGAGAAGTTCATGCCGATGGGCGGTCCTGCCGGCGGCGACGGTGGACGCGGCGGAGATGTCGTGTTTCGTGTCAATCATCGCACAAATACGCTAAGTGCATTCGGCCAGAAGGCGCACTTCAAGGCGGAGAACGGCAAGCGCGGCGGTGGCAAGAATATGACCGGCGCATCTGGCAAGGATGTCGTCATCAAGGTTCCGCCCGGCACCGTCGTGAAGGACGCCAACACCGGTACCGTACTCGCCGATCTGGTCGATCGCGACGCAGAAGTTGTGCTATTTACCGGCGGGCGCGGCGGGCGCGGCAACGCGCGCTTTGTCAACAGCCGCAATCAGGCGCCGCGCTACGCCGAACGGGGCGAACCCGGCCACGAACGCTGGCTCATTCTCGAGCTGAAGCTGATCGCCGATGTCGGCATCGTCGGCGTGCCTAACGCCGGAAAATCAACGCTGTTGTCAGTGGTGAGCAACGCCCGCCCCAAGATTGCCAACTATCCGTTTACGACGCTCGAGCCGAATCTCGGGGTCGTGCTCAAGGACGACCGCGACCTCGTCTTCGCAGATATTCCGGGCCTGATTGAAGGGGCGCATGCCGGCGTAGGACTCGGACACAGCTTTCTGCGCCACGTGCAGCGAACCCGCATGCTGATCCACCTCATCAACGGTGAATCCGAAGACCCGATGGCCGACTTCAGTCAGATCAACAGTGAATTGGCGCTTTACGACGAACGGATGGCCTCGAAGCCGCAGATCGTCGCCTTCAATAAGGTCGACCTGCCTGACGTTCAGATGAAGTGGGAAGCACTCAAGCCGGAGTTTGAACGCCTTGGCGTCGATGTCCTCCCGATCAGCGCTGCCACGCAGACCAACGTGCGGCAGCTAGTCGACGCGGTGTTCGCCAAAGTCGATACGCTGCCTGACGAAGAACCGCTTCACGTCATCTCGCCGGCGGTTCCCGAGCCGGACACCACCGCCGTGCCGTTTACGATCACGGTCGACGATCACGGCGCCTATCGCGTGTCGGGTCACCGCATAGAACGCGCTGCAGCGATGACCCATTGGGACAACGAAGAAGCAATCATGCGCTTTCAAGAGATCCTCGAAGTTCTCGGCGTGAGCCAAGCGCTCGAGGAGCACGGCGTTCGAGTGGGAGACACCGTCATTATCGGCGATTACGAATTGGAGTGGTCCGAGTGA
- the nadD gene encoding nicotinate (nicotinamide) nucleotide adenylyltransferase — MTDYRRIGIVGGTFDPPHIAHMILGEHGYEELRLDKVLYIPAGTPPHKESTRTPAKHRAAMTEIAISDNDHFTMSRVDLDRPGPHYTVDTIAILRETYPGAEFTFIMGEDMFKELPQWERAEGLFTAGALRVAVMRRLGVHGVLRADEHEAKLPGLARNVTMLKSPLVEISSTDVVRRLRNGDSVRYLVQDRVLAYIKDNRLYQEV, encoded by the coding sequence GTGACCGACTATCGGCGTATCGGCATCGTAGGCGGCACGTTCGATCCTCCGCACATCGCACACATGATTCTGGGCGAGCACGGCTACGAAGAGCTTCGCCTCGACAAAGTGCTGTACATTCCAGCGGGTACGCCGCCCCACAAGGAAAGCACGCGCACGCCGGCGAAGCATCGCGCGGCTATGACCGAGATCGCGATTTCGGACAACGATCACTTCACAATGAGCCGTGTCGACCTCGACCGGCCCGGCCCACACTACACGGTGGATACCATCGCTATCCTGCGTGAGACGTATCCGGGCGCAGAGTTCACGTTCATCATGGGCGAGGACATGTTCAAGGAACTGCCGCAGTGGGAGCGCGCCGAAGGGTTGTTCACTGCAGGCGCCCTGAGAGTGGCGGTCATGCGCCGCCTCGGTGTCCACGGTGTGCTGCGTGCCGACGAGCACGAAGCGAAGCTGCCCGGGCTTGCCCGCAATGTAACCATGCTCAAGTCGCCGCTAGTCGAGATTTCGTCCACGGACGTCGTGCGGCGACTCCGGAACGGCGACAGCGTGCGATACCTCGTGCAGGATCGCGTGCTCGCCTATATCAAGGACAACAGACTGTATCAGGAGGTCTAG
- a CDS encoding transporter substrate-binding domain-containing protein has translation MTRSIFFAAALLCLAFGIATAQPGPVATLVPPTPVPYNTTATSETALSESGIKRIVDTGRVRVGILYTEPPFGTFTERGELLGLDAVLAQSFADLWGVELRLRQVTRQTAFELLQDNDVDMLIAAQVHRRELDRAVDYSQAYYVGSQSLMVRVDDGAQAPSDLASRRIGVVLGSEAEIAIRAWAAETGFAGAIETYLTVDRVYGALGAAAVDAIVAPRHQLEQLALLAPDTIRILDEPIQSEPYAVVVPRQDLPLRRLIDQSLQHLQRESSLDQIRRDHFNQGTFSVVPVWANLPESPSPEAFSADIPYPTTYTIPRLQTNGVVRVAGPFLDNNALAAAQQSERRLDRFNRDFVAQLTRSWNVTVELITADPADAARLVAEGGADMAVGLEPDWNLAAQVDFSEPYLLRGTRLMVKANSQIFGFEELRGGGTVATVFSEPGAAADAVRQAERATARIEGFQTDESSLALQILDDLNADVAYADIFKLMAHLEAYPNDLRLTDDWYSRSYYAVALPLNDADFRLLVDYSIQALAEDGTLRQLWNGLLPADEPIPVEIVPGPDAFLGYVID, from the coding sequence TTGACTCGCTCGATATTCTTTGCTGCAGCGCTGCTCTGCCTCGCTTTCGGCATCGCTACCGCACAACCCGGACCCGTGGCGACGCTTGTGCCACCCACTCCGGTCCCCTACAACACTACGGCCACAAGCGAGACCGCGCTGTCTGAAAGCGGGATCAAGCGCATCGTGGATACTGGTCGCGTTCGCGTGGGAATCCTGTACACCGAGCCGCCATTTGGCACGTTCACCGAGCGCGGCGAGCTGCTGGGGCTCGATGCCGTACTGGCACAGTCGTTTGCCGACCTCTGGGGCGTAGAGCTTCGCCTGAGGCAAGTCACACGGCAGACCGCATTCGAGCTGCTTCAGGACAACGACGTCGACATGCTCATCGCCGCGCAGGTCCACCGTCGCGAACTGGACCGCGCGGTAGACTACAGTCAGGCCTACTACGTCGGCAGCCAATCGCTGATGGTGCGCGTTGACGACGGCGCGCAAGCCCCCTCCGATCTCGCGTCGCGCCGTATCGGCGTCGTACTGGGGTCCGAGGCAGAAATCGCGATACGCGCGTGGGCAGCCGAAACCGGATTTGCCGGCGCGATAGAGACCTATCTCACTGTCGACCGGGTGTACGGCGCGCTCGGCGCAGCCGCGGTTGATGCGATAGTCGCGCCACGCCATCAGCTCGAACAGCTCGCCCTGCTAGCGCCCGATACGATTCGCATCCTTGACGAGCCGATTCAGTCCGAGCCGTATGCCGTTGTCGTACCCCGCCAGGATCTGCCGCTTCGGCGTTTGATCGACCAGTCGCTGCAACATCTGCAGCGCGAGAGCTCACTCGATCAAATCCGACGGGATCACTTCAATCAAGGTACGTTCAGCGTTGTGCCGGTCTGGGCGAACCTTCCCGAATCGCCTTCTCCCGAGGCGTTTTCGGCCGACATCCCCTACCCGACCACCTACACGATCCCGCGCCTGCAGACAAACGGCGTAGTTCGGGTCGCTGGGCCGTTTCTCGACAACAATGCCTTGGCCGCCGCGCAGCAATCGGAGCGCAGGCTCGACCGCTTTAATCGCGACTTCGTCGCGCAGCTTACACGCAGTTGGAACGTGACCGTCGAGCTGATCACAGCGGACCCGGCCGACGCAGCGCGTCTGGTTGCGGAAGGTGGGGCCGACATGGCCGTCGGTCTTGAGCCGGACTGGAACCTCGCCGCACAGGTCGACTTCAGCGAGCCCTACTTGCTGCGCGGGACACGGCTGATGGTCAAGGCGAACAGCCAGATTTTCGGTTTCGAGGAACTCCGTGGTGGAGGGACGGTCGCGACCGTGTTCTCCGAGCCGGGGGCAGCGGCAGACGCCGTGCGCCAAGCAGAGCGCGCCACAGCCCGCATCGAAGGCTTCCAGACCGACGAATCCAGCCTTGCCCTGCAGATCCTCGACGACCTGAATGCAGACGTGGCCTATGCGGACATCTTCAAGCTGATGGCGCACCTCGAGGCGTATCCGAACGACCTGCGCTTGACTGACGACTGGTACAGCCGGTCATACTACGCCGTCGCCTTGCCGCTGAATGATGCGGACTTCCGCCTACTGGTCGACTACTCGATCCAGGCGCTTGCCGAAGACGGCACGCTGCGTCAGCTCTGGAATGGTCTGCTGCCGGCCGACGAGCCGATCCCGGTCGAGATCGTCCCCGGTCCAGACGCGTTCCTCGGCTACGTGATCGACTAG
- a CDS encoding sulfotransferase family 2 domain-containing protein, whose protein sequence is MSSDRQRVVFLHIPKTGGMSLYDVLRRNYAGLPAYVQFETRSAGEHALFERPQHERDSLAYVAGHVHYGIHAIWSEPAAYFTMLRDPVDRLISQYYYVTTSRDHRNYEKRSAVTFSEFALEERHGSYVARRLAGYADPVNHVPFKPGELSASEMIDLAVANLKRHAVVGLTSEFDTSLLLLRRAFGWKRLYYVRRNTTKQVHERSEISADLKAELRGHLAVDGAIVEAGRALFDAACASYGPDLERDLAAFQRSNTIYGNVARAVDRIRSDRLKRVLRRLFWL, encoded by the coding sequence ATGTCCAGCGACCGTCAGCGCGTCGTCTTTCTGCACATCCCGAAAACCGGCGGGATGAGCCTGTACGACGTGCTGCGGCGAAACTACGCGGGACTGCCGGCTTACGTGCAGTTCGAGACGCGAAGCGCTGGCGAACATGCGCTGTTCGAGAGGCCGCAACATGAGCGCGACTCACTGGCCTACGTTGCCGGGCACGTACACTATGGAATACACGCGATCTGGTCCGAGCCCGCCGCGTATTTCACGATGCTGCGCGATCCGGTCGACAGGCTGATCTCGCAGTACTACTACGTCACGACGTCGCGCGACCACCGCAACTACGAGAAGCGAAGCGCCGTCACGTTCAGCGAGTTCGCGTTGGAGGAGCGCCATGGCTCATATGTTGCGCGCCGCCTCGCAGGCTATGCCGATCCGGTGAATCACGTGCCGTTCAAGCCGGGCGAGTTGAGCGCGAGCGAGATGATCGATCTAGCCGTCGCGAACCTGAAGCGCCATGCGGTGGTTGGGTTGACGTCCGAGTTTGACACCTCGCTGCTCCTGCTTCGGCGGGCGTTCGGCTGGAAGCGGCTGTACTATGTGCGCCGCAACACGACCAAGCAGGTGCATGAGCGCAGCGAGATCAGCGCCGATCTCAAAGCCGAGCTGCGCGGGCATCTGGCCGTAGACGGTGCGATCGTCGAGGCTGGGCGCGCTCTATTCGACGCGGCCTGCGCGTCATACGGTCCCGATCTTGAACGCGACCTCGCCGCATTTCAGCGGTCGAATACGATCTACGGCAACGTGGCGCGGGCGGTCGATCGCATACGCAGCGACCGCCTCAAACGCGTGTTGCGGCGTCTGTTCTGGCTTTAG
- the leuB gene encoding 3-isopropylmalate dehydrogenase, with protein MKANIVLLPGDGIGPEVIKSAVAALDAVASKFGHQFAYDEQLIGGIAIETTGSPLPDATLRAGEQADAILLAAVGLPKYADPTAPVRPEQGLLKIRSHFGLFANLRPVKTYPALFGHAPLRAELLDGVDMLIVRELTGGLYFGARKEQDGDDYSFDTMNYTIGEIERVAHVAFRAAQQRSGKLTSIDKANVLASMRLWRRTVMKVAEDYADVALNHEYVDAAAMYLMTRPASYDVILAENMFGDILSDEASVLAGSLGMLPSASLGTGTFGLYEPVHGSAPDIAGQGKANPIGQLLSAAMLLRYSLGLEAEAAAIEAAVERVLADGARTADIAPKGSAFVSTDEFTQAVVNAL; from the coding sequence ATGAAGGCGAATATCGTTCTGCTGCCGGGAGACGGCATCGGGCCGGAGGTGATCAAATCGGCTGTTGCGGCGCTGGATGCTGTCGCGTCCAAATTCGGCCATCAGTTCGCGTATGACGAGCAGTTGATTGGAGGTATCGCGATCGAGACGACCGGTTCGCCGCTTCCCGACGCGACGCTGCGCGCAGGCGAACAGGCAGACGCTATCCTACTCGCCGCAGTCGGATTGCCCAAGTATGCCGACCCGACCGCGCCGGTGCGCCCGGAGCAGGGGCTGCTCAAGATCCGTTCGCATTTCGGCTTGTTTGCCAACTTGCGCCCGGTCAAGACTTATCCAGCCTTGTTCGGTCATGCGCCACTGCGGGCGGAGCTGCTGGACGGTGTCGATATGCTGATTGTCCGCGAGCTGACCGGCGGCCTGTATTTCGGCGCGCGCAAAGAACAGGACGGGGACGACTACAGCTTCGACACGATGAACTACACTATCGGCGAGATCGAGCGCGTGGCGCATGTCGCCTTCCGCGCGGCGCAGCAGCGTAGTGGAAAGCTGACGTCCATAGACAAGGCCAACGTGCTGGCGTCGATGCGACTCTGGCGACGGACCGTCATGAAGGTCGCCGAGGACTATGCGGATGTCGCACTCAATCACGAGTACGTCGACGCGGCGGCCATGTACCTGATGACGCGGCCCGCGTCGTACGACGTCATCCTAGCAGAAAACATGTTCGGCGATATCCTCAGTGACGAGGCGTCGGTGCTGGCCGGATCGCTGGGGATGCTGCCATCGGCGTCGCTCGGAACGGGAACGTTTGGGCTGTACGAGCCGGTCCATGGCAGCGCGCCGGACATCGCGGGGCAGGGCAAGGCCAACCCGATCGGCCAGTTGCTCAGCGCGGCGATGCTGCTCCGGTACAGCCTTGGACTGGAAGCCGAAGCGGCGGCCATCGAAGCGGCTGTCGAGCGCGTGCTGGCAGACGGAGCACGCACTGCCGACATTGCGCCGAAGGGCAGTGCATTCGTCAGCACCGACGAGTTCACGCAAGCGGTCGTCAACGCCCTGTAG
- a CDS encoding cupin domain-containing protein: MTDKVNLAEKFALFSETWSPKIVGRVDDYLVKLAKLEGEFVWHAHEAEDELFLVISGELHMQFRDRTVTVLPGEFIVVPAGTEHNPFAPVETRVVLFERATTAHTGSTVSDRTVTDQVEI; this comes from the coding sequence ATGACCGACAAAGTCAATCTGGCCGAGAAGTTCGCGCTGTTCAGCGAGACGTGGTCGCCGAAGATCGTCGGCCGTGTGGACGACTATCTGGTCAAGCTGGCAAAGCTCGAAGGCGAGTTCGTCTGGCACGCGCACGAGGCCGAGGACGAGCTTTTTCTGGTCATCAGCGGCGAGCTGCACATGCAGTTCCGCGATCGAACGGTGACCGTACTGCCCGGTGAGTTCATCGTCGTGCCGGCAGGCACCGAGCACAACCCGTTTGCGCCAGTCGAAACCCGCGTCGTCCTTTTCGAGCGGGCGACAACTGCTCACACTGGCTCAACCGTGTCGGATCGAACGGTAACAGATCAAGTCGAAATCTGA
- a CDS encoding citramalate synthase has product MTRIAIYDTTLRDGTQREGISLSVADKLKITRMLDDLGVAYIEGGWPGSNPKDAAYFEQVRALQLKHAKIAAFGATCRKGARPEDDENLKAMVDAQTPVCTVVGKTSMLHVVDVLQTTAEENLRMIRESVAYLKSLGKEVIYDAEHFFDGAKLDFEYAFETLRAATDGGADAVVLCDTNGGSLPWEVADFVIKARDAFPNVDFGIHTHNDGELAVANTLAAVQAGVIHVQGTINGYGERCGNANLCSIIPDLMLKMGYDCVPAENLRTLARLSWTVAEVCNLAPDHHLAYVGRSAFAHKGGIHVAAIRRNVDSYQHIDPALVGNEMRVLVSDLSGRGNVMSKAEEFGLDISSAAAAKVLDEIKSLEHTGYVFEGAEASVAIRVWRASQDYVPVFSLVDFTCIVENRRGRGDLAEAMVKIELDGDIVHTAAEGNGPVNALDLALRKALIPRYPQVRDFQLADYKVRILDGANGTGAMTRVLIDTQNHNRRWSTVGAGTNIIIASWLALVDSIEYGVLLANDARRERQPQ; this is encoded by the coding sequence ATGACCCGCATCGCCATCTACGACACAACCCTTCGGGACGGCACTCAGCGCGAGGGCATTTCGCTCTCCGTCGCGGACAAGCTCAAAATCACGCGCATGCTGGATGATCTTGGCGTCGCCTACATCGAAGGCGGTTGGCCCGGCAGCAACCCGAAGGACGCCGCTTATTTCGAGCAGGTACGCGCCCTGCAGTTGAAACATGCGAAGATCGCGGCGTTCGGAGCGACGTGTCGCAAGGGCGCGCGGCCCGAGGACGACGAAAACCTCAAGGCGATGGTCGACGCGCAAACACCGGTCTGCACGGTGGTGGGAAAGACATCGATGCTGCACGTGGTCGATGTGCTGCAGACGACCGCCGAAGAAAACCTGCGCATGATCCGCGAGAGCGTCGCCTATCTCAAGTCGCTCGGCAAAGAAGTGATATACGACGCCGAGCACTTCTTCGACGGTGCGAAGCTTGACTTCGAGTACGCTTTCGAGACGCTGCGTGCGGCGACGGATGGCGGGGCAGACGCGGTCGTATTGTGTGACACCAACGGCGGGTCGCTGCCGTGGGAAGTAGCGGACTTCGTCATCAAGGCGCGCGACGCATTTCCGAACGTCGACTTCGGCATCCACACGCACAACGACGGCGAACTCGCGGTTGCGAATACACTGGCTGCCGTACAAGCCGGGGTCATCCACGTGCAAGGCACCATCAACGGGTACGGCGAACGCTGCGGCAACGCAAACTTGTGCAGCATCATCCCCGATCTAATGCTCAAGATGGGTTACGACTGCGTTCCAGCCGAGAACTTGCGCACGCTGGCGCGTTTGAGTTGGACGGTCGCCGAAGTCTGCAACCTCGCGCCGGACCATCATCTGGCGTATGTCGGCCGGTCGGCGTTCGCGCACAAAGGCGGCATCCACGTTGCGGCGATCCGGCGCAACGTCGACAGCTACCAGCATATCGACCCTGCACTGGTCGGCAACGAGATGCGCGTGCTGGTGAGTGACCTGAGCGGGCGCGGCAACGTGATGAGCAAGGCGGAGGAGTTCGGCCTCGATATCTCCAGCGCGGCCGCGGCGAAGGTGCTCGACGAGATCAAGTCGCTGGAACACACCGGTTACGTGTTCGAAGGCGCCGAGGCGTCCGTCGCCATTCGAGTGTGGCGCGCCTCACAGGATTACGTACCTGTGTTCTCGCTGGTGGACTTCACGTGCATCGTCGAAAACCGGCGCGGGCGGGGCGATCTGGCCGAAGCGATGGTCAAGATCGAGTTGGATGGCGACATCGTCCACACCGCAGCAGAAGGGAACGGACCGGTCAATGCGCTCGATCTGGCGCTGCGCAAGGCGCTCATTCCACGCTATCCGCAGGTGCGCGACTTCCAGCTCGCCGACTACAAGGTGCGAATCCTTGACGGGGCCAACGGCACCGGCGCAATGACACGGGTCTTGATCGATACTCAGAACCACAACCGGCGCTGGAGCACGGTCGGCGCAGGCACAAATATCATCATCGCAAGCTGGTTGGCGCTGGTCGACAGCATCGAATACGGTGTCCTGCTTGCCAACGACGCCCGCAGAGAGCGGCAGCCTCAATGA
- the leuD gene encoding 3-isopropylmalate dehydratase small subunit, whose protein sequence is MEPFKAFAGSMVALPINDIDTDQIIPARYLKVTDKAGLGQAAFSDWRYNTDGSPKPDFPLNQPQYQDAQVLVAGHNFGCGSSREHAPWALLGAGIRAVVSTDFADIFKNNSLKNGLLPITVDEDTQKQLISLAQEDPTAQVRVDLEAQTLTLPDGRAVTFPVDGFSRYCLLNGVDQLGFLLRLEGEAAAYEAAHPAPVTTI, encoded by the coding sequence ATGGAACCCTTCAAAGCATTTGCTGGCAGCATGGTGGCGCTGCCGATCAACGACATTGACACCGACCAGATCATTCCGGCACGCTACCTCAAGGTGACCGACAAGGCCGGTCTGGGGCAGGCGGCGTTCAGCGACTGGCGCTATAACACCGACGGTTCGCCTAAGCCGGACTTTCCGCTGAACCAACCGCAGTATCAGGACGCGCAGGTATTGGTCGCCGGCCACAATTTCGGCTGTGGTTCAAGCCGCGAGCACGCACCGTGGGCGCTGCTCGGCGCCGGGATTAGGGCAGTCGTCAGCACCGACTTCGCCGACATCTTCAAGAACAATTCGCTCAAGAACGGCCTGCTTCCGATCACGGTAGACGAAGACACGCAGAAGCAGTTGATCTCGTTAGCACAGGAAGACCCGACCGCGCAGGTACGCGTCGACCTCGAGGCACAGACGCTCACGCTGCCTGATGGTCGCGCAGTGACGTTCCCGGTCGATGGCTTCTCGCGCTACTGCCTGCTCAACGGAGTCGATCAGCTTGGCTTCCTGCTCCGCCTTGAAGGCGAAGCCGCCGCATACGAAGCCGCACATCCTGCACCAGTCACCACGATCTAG